A genomic segment from Burkholderia plantarii encodes:
- a CDS encoding DUF692 domain-containing protein — protein sequence MSVTVNPDEIGPAASPAGPGPARAAPGPARAPRLGLPNLGFGVGLRPQHLPAILAGGARVDWFEIISENYFEDAGYQRAMLDRLAADVPIVMHGVSLSIGSDAPLDLAYLTKLRDLMQDVRAVWVSDHLCWTGLGSHNSHDLLPLPFNAASLEHVAARVDAVQQFLGRPLVLENPSSYIQFRSSTMSECEFLSRLAERTGCGLLLDVNNVYVSAFNHRFDAQAYLRALPPDHVVQIHLAGHTAWGDTLIDTHDQPVPQGVWALYALAQQLTGGVATLLEWDANLPDYDGLLAELDKARRVTRGEALPMAGGDSAAGAAMEREREGEMATSTPLHLPTPETIDG from the coding sequence ATGTCCGTTACCGTCAATCCCGACGAGATCGGCCCGGCGGCATCGCCCGCCGGCCCCGGCCCGGCCCGTGCCGCGCCGGGGCCGGCGCGCGCGCCGCGCCTGGGCCTGCCGAATCTCGGCTTCGGCGTGGGGCTGCGCCCGCAGCACCTGCCGGCCATCCTTGCCGGCGGCGCGCGCGTCGACTGGTTCGAGATCATTTCCGAAAACTATTTCGAGGACGCCGGGTATCAGCGAGCGATGCTCGACCGGCTGGCCGCCGACGTGCCGATCGTGATGCACGGCGTGTCGCTGTCGATCGGCTCGGACGCGCCGCTCGACCTGGCCTACCTGACGAAGCTGCGCGACCTGATGCAGGACGTGCGCGCCGTCTGGGTATCCGATCATCTGTGCTGGACCGGGCTCGGTTCGCACAACTCGCACGACCTGCTGCCGCTGCCGTTCAACGCGGCCTCGCTCGAGCACGTCGCCGCGCGCGTGGACGCGGTCCAGCAGTTCCTCGGCCGGCCGCTGGTGCTCGAGAATCCGTCGAGCTACATCCAGTTCCGCAGCTCGACGATGAGCGAATGCGAATTCCTCTCGCGGCTCGCCGAGCGCACCGGCTGCGGCCTGCTGCTCGACGTCAACAACGTCTACGTCAGCGCGTTCAACCACCGCTTCGACGCGCAGGCCTACCTGCGCGCGCTGCCGCCCGACCACGTGGTGCAGATCCACCTGGCCGGCCACACGGCCTGGGGCGACACGCTGATCGACACGCACGACCAGCCGGTGCCGCAAGGCGTGTGGGCGCTCTACGCGCTCGCGCAGCAGCTCACGGGCGGCGTGGCCACGCTGCTCGAATGGGACGCGAACCTGCCCGACTACGACGGGCTGCTCGCCGAACTCGACAAGGCGCGCCGCGTGACGCGCGGTGAGGCGCTGCCGATGGCCGGAGGCGACAGCGCGGCCGGCGCCGCCATGGAACGGGAGAGGGAGGGGGAAATGGCCACCTCCACCCCGCTGCACCTGCCCACGCCGGAGACCATCGATGGATGA
- a CDS encoding TonB-dependent siderophore receptor: protein MSIHLHPSPASAGAALPALRCRPKQLPLLLALVGVSRICLAQSAGADAGGVTVLAPVAVNAARETGVTPVAGVVAHVTRTATKTDTPISEIPQAVSVVTRDQMDQQNVHSVGDGLRYTSGVYADSRIGGVLESVFLRGFGGFAAAATSPQFLDGLPLPMGISWAAPVIDPSVLQRIEVLHGPASVLYGQASPGGIVNLTSKLPTAKPYHELAVETGSRGRAQGSLDFGGPLTDDGVWAYRLNAMARRDDEQTDHGKEQRIVVAPTLQWKPDASTKLTAFGLYQNDPANTFPGWLPAAGTLTAGPAGRIPTRFFPGEPDFDGYDRRQYLLGYAFEHRFDDTWTIRQNVRYTHLGVDFRGVAIDFSSPFGATPGVLNRDASWSREQVNSVTVDQQVEARLRTGPLRHTVLAGLAWDHENADITASGYGLAPSIDYLNPSYGLPLALPAVAQRSRQREDRLGVYVQDQIRVGRWAFTLGGRQDWTRTTTDDELGGSANRQSNRAFTGRVGGVYEFDNGLSPYASYSTSFQPTLGTDFGGQPFVPTRAKQSEIGVRYEPPGWNAAITLAGFDIDERNVIVMDPDHPFSNIQQGQVRSRGIEVEAHAKLMDRLDAIVAYTWLDTIDTEDSNAASVGKRLPAVPRQMASVWLNYATPVGLTLGGGLRYVGRSAGDTANTFDVPAVTLVDLALGYDLRAWRPALKGWRAAAHVNNLFDRTYVSSCFSAGGCFYGQRRSVTGSLTYQW from the coding sequence ATGTCCATCCATCTGCATCCGTCGCCCGCTTCCGCCGGCGCCGCCCTTCCGGCATTGCGTTGCCGGCCGAAACAATTGCCGCTGCTGCTGGCACTGGTCGGCGTCAGCCGGATCTGCCTGGCGCAGTCCGCCGGCGCGGATGCCGGCGGCGTCACGGTGCTCGCGCCCGTCGCCGTCAACGCCGCGCGCGAGACGGGCGTGACGCCGGTGGCCGGCGTGGTGGCGCACGTCACGCGCACGGCCACCAAAACGGATACGCCGATCAGCGAGATTCCGCAGGCGGTGTCGGTGGTCACGCGCGACCAGATGGATCAGCAGAACGTGCACAGCGTCGGCGACGGCCTGCGCTACACGTCCGGCGTCTACGCGGACAGCCGCATTGGCGGCGTGCTGGAGAGCGTATTCCTGCGCGGCTTCGGCGGATTTGCGGCGGCGGCCACGAGCCCGCAGTTCCTCGACGGCCTGCCGCTGCCGATGGGCATCAGTTGGGCGGCGCCGGTGATCGATCCGTCGGTGCTGCAGCGCATCGAGGTGCTGCATGGCCCGGCCTCGGTGCTGTACGGGCAGGCCAGCCCGGGCGGCATCGTCAACCTGACGAGCAAGCTCCCCACCGCGAAGCCGTATCACGAGCTCGCCGTGGAAACCGGCAGCCGCGGGCGGGCGCAGGGCTCGCTCGATTTCGGCGGCCCGCTCACCGACGACGGCGTCTGGGCGTACCGCCTCAATGCGATGGCGCGCCGCGACGACGAGCAGACCGATCACGGCAAGGAACAGCGCATCGTGGTGGCGCCGACGCTGCAATGGAAACCGGACGCGAGCACGAAGCTGACCGCGTTCGGCCTCTACCAGAACGATCCTGCCAATACGTTCCCGGGCTGGCTGCCGGCCGCGGGCACCCTGACGGCGGGGCCGGCGGGCCGGATTCCCACCCGCTTTTTCCCGGGCGAGCCCGATTTCGACGGCTACGACCGCCGCCAGTACCTGCTCGGCTACGCGTTCGAGCATCGTTTCGACGACACCTGGACGATTCGGCAGAACGTGCGCTACACGCATCTCGGCGTGGATTTCCGCGGCGTGGCCATCGACTTCTCGTCGCCGTTCGGCGCGACGCCCGGCGTGCTGAACCGCGACGCGTCGTGGTCACGGGAGCAGGTCAACAGCGTGACGGTGGACCAGCAGGTGGAGGCGCGCCTGCGCACGGGGCCGCTCAGGCATACGGTGCTGGCCGGGCTCGCCTGGGATCACGAGAACGCCGACATCACCGCGTCGGGCTACGGCCTTGCACCGTCGATCGACTATCTGAATCCGTCCTACGGCCTGCCGCTCGCGCTGCCCGCCGTGGCGCAGCGTTCGCGCCAGCGCGAGGACCGGCTCGGCGTCTACGTGCAGGACCAGATCCGCGTGGGGCGCTGGGCGTTCACGCTCGGCGGGCGGCAGGACTGGACCCGCACCACCACCGACGACGAACTCGGCGGCAGCGCGAACCGGCAGAGCAATCGCGCCTTCACGGGCCGCGTCGGCGGCGTCTACGAATTCGACAACGGGCTGTCGCCCTACGCGAGCTACTCCACCTCGTTCCAGCCCACGCTCGGCACCGATTTCGGCGGCCAGCCGTTCGTGCCGACCCGCGCGAAGCAGAGCGAGATCGGCGTGCGCTACGAGCCGCCGGGCTGGAACGCCGCGATCACGCTGGCCGGCTTCGACATCGACGAACGCAACGTGATCGTGATGGACCCCGACCATCCGTTCAGCAACATCCAGCAGGGCCAGGTGCGCTCGCGCGGCATCGAGGTCGAGGCCCATGCGAAGTTGATGGACCGGCTCGACGCGATCGTCGCCTACACCTGGCTCGACACGATCGACACCGAGGATTCGAACGCCGCCAGCGTCGGCAAGCGCCTGCCGGCGGTGCCGCGCCAGATGGCGTCGGTCTGGCTGAACTACGCGACGCCGGTCGGGCTGACGCTCGGCGGCGGCCTGCGCTACGTGGGCCGCAGCGCCGGCGATACGGCGAACACGTTCGACGTGCCGGCCGTGACGCTCGTCGATCTCGCGCTCGGCTACGACCTGCGCGCCTGGCGGCCGGCGCTGAAGGGCTGGCGCGCCGCCGCGCACGTCAACAACCTGTTCGACCGGACCTACGTGTCGTCGTGCTTCTCGGCGGGCGGATGTTTCTACGGGCAGCGCCGCAGCGTGACGGGCAGCCTGACCTACCAGTGGTAG
- a CDS encoding DUF2252 domain-containing protein, translating into MKKTWIAVAAACLIAVAPVHAQSSRTNWVVNQIYNANHPFAATDSTDLATKMSTMAADSFAFFRGTDHIFYQDMLTLPASNYTTSQTGYTWIGGDAHIGNFGAWQDSGGNTVFGVDDFDEGYLGQYVWDLRRLATSMVLVGRANGIADGDITTAIKTMVGAYVGEMSDFKGSSDELSFQLKNGNTSGVVQSTIGDAKDDSRSDLLAKYTRVSGGARSFQTIAGSLVPVDGTTYANLSAGMSSYISSIGSSKQYAASYYKVKDIHQKIGSGVGSLGKLRYYILIEGPSSSTSDDVILEVKQETASAVAVASGNGQALASADGSNDAARVAMTNKAQTLNADVLVGYATVNGVNYTFHEKSPYQEDFDYTKLTSAGKLATAATYLGQALASAHAISDQDYDSAIVTYSIDKQVTDAITSTSGLQTEISNFAFSYARQVNLDWQSFVGAYQAGTPLY; encoded by the coding sequence ATGAAAAAGACGTGGATTGCCGTGGCCGCCGCCTGCCTGATCGCCGTCGCCCCCGTGCATGCGCAGAGCTCTCGCACCAACTGGGTGGTGAACCAGATCTACAACGCCAACCATCCGTTCGCGGCCACCGACAGCACCGATCTCGCGACCAAGATGTCGACCATGGCCGCCGATTCGTTCGCGTTTTTCCGCGGCACCGATCACATCTTCTATCAGGATATGCTGACGCTGCCGGCCTCGAACTACACCACCTCGCAGACCGGCTACACCTGGATCGGCGGCGACGCCCACATCGGCAACTTCGGCGCGTGGCAGGACAGCGGCGGCAACACGGTATTCGGCGTCGACGATTTCGACGAAGGCTATCTCGGCCAGTACGTCTGGGACCTGCGGCGCCTGGCGACCAGCATGGTGCTGGTCGGCCGCGCCAACGGCATCGCCGACGGCGACATCACCACCGCCATCAAGACCATGGTCGGCGCCTATGTCGGCGAGATGAGCGACTTCAAGGGCAGCAGCGACGAACTGAGCTTCCAGCTCAAGAACGGCAATACCTCGGGCGTGGTGCAGTCGACGATCGGCGACGCCAAGGACGACAGCCGCTCGGACCTGCTCGCCAAATACACGCGGGTGAGCGGCGGCGCGCGCAGCTTCCAGACCATCGCCGGCAGCCTGGTGCCGGTGGACGGTACGACCTATGCCAATCTCTCGGCGGGGATGAGCAGCTACATCAGCAGCATCGGCTCGTCGAAGCAGTACGCGGCCAGCTACTACAAGGTGAAGGACATTCACCAGAAGATCGGCTCGGGCGTGGGCAGCCTCGGCAAGCTGCGCTACTACATCCTGATCGAGGGGCCGTCGTCGTCCACCTCCGACGACGTGATCCTCGAGGTGAAGCAGGAGACGGCGAGCGCGGTGGCCGTGGCGAGCGGCAACGGGCAGGCGCTCGCCTCGGCCGACGGCAGCAACGACGCCGCGCGCGTGGCGATGACCAACAAGGCGCAGACGCTGAACGCCGACGTGCTGGTGGGCTATGCCACGGTCAACGGCGTGAACTACACCTTCCACGAGAAGTCGCCGTATCAGGAGGACTTCGACTACACGAAGCTGACCAGCGCGGGCAAGCTCGCCACGGCGGCCACCTATCTCGGGCAGGCGCTGGCCTCGGCGCACGCGATCTCCGACCAGGACTACGACAGCGCGATCGTGACCTACAGCATCGACAAGCAGGTGACCGACGCGATCACGAGCACGAGCGGGCTGCAGACCGAGATCTCGAACTTCGCGTTCAGCTACGCGAGGCAGGTGAATCTGGACTGGCAATCGTTCGTCGGCGCGTATCAGGCCGGCACGCCGCTGTATTGA
- a CDS encoding carboxymuconolactone decarboxylase family protein: MSRLPIPSKDAAPAKAQPFLANYEKVLGVIPNFFALISQSPDALKAIADMHGALGKSLGHKTRERIHVMTAEVNGCNYCLSAHTYFGAKLQGLTPEDMELNRSGHSTDPKADAALQFAYKIATSRGHIEDADVEAVRAAGFSDEQIVDIVAETAFSFITNLFNNTFKTDIDATFPPLQTRARQAA, from the coding sequence ATGTCCCGCCTTCCCATCCCCTCGAAAGACGCAGCGCCCGCCAAAGCGCAACCGTTCCTCGCGAACTACGAAAAAGTGCTCGGCGTGATCCCGAACTTCTTCGCGCTGATCTCGCAATCCCCCGACGCACTGAAGGCGATCGCCGACATGCACGGCGCGCTCGGCAAGAGCCTGGGTCACAAGACCCGCGAACGCATCCACGTGATGACCGCCGAAGTGAACGGCTGCAACTACTGCCTGTCCGCGCACACGTATTTCGGCGCGAAGCTGCAAGGTCTGACGCCGGAAGACATGGAACTCAACCGTAGCGGCCATTCGACAGACCCGAAGGCAGACGCCGCGCTGCAGTTCGCCTACAAGATCGCGACGTCGCGCGGTCACATCGAAGACGCGGACGTCGAGGCCGTGCGTGCCGCCGGCTTCAGCGACGAGCAGATCGTCGACATCGTCGCCGAAACCGCGTTTAGCTTCATCACGAACCTGTTCAACAACACGTTCAAGACCGACATCGACGCGACGTTCCCGCCGCTGCAAACCCGGGCTCGCCAGGCCGCCTGA
- a CDS encoding DNA-binding domain-containing protein — MDDAARRGELSLAAVQRWMQAATTHPAGLGPGLALADARHGLDLAAVVDTPAGVDARRRLAIYADGYWIRLISCLETEFPALRRMLGPQLFGFFARSYLNRHPSRSPSLHTLGARFPAFLLHSQRRAANGARRPPTQTFALDLARLERAIAESGRAGGREGQAPAAVPADDLWDLVLLAGDAHALSLPDTTRLLALRHAADGFRPWLRGQESHEPAEDRRDYVAIRRQQFRVSMERLADWQFFALRHAARRAATLSDCARAAARRTRRPEGEIRAELALWLPTAQLAGLVVLTPN, encoded by the coding sequence ATGGATGACGCCGCCCGCCGCGGCGAGCTTTCGCTGGCCGCCGTGCAGCGCTGGATGCAGGCCGCCACCACGCACCCGGCCGGGCTCGGCCCCGGGCTCGCGCTGGCCGACGCGCGTCACGGCCTCGACCTCGCGGCCGTGGTCGACACGCCGGCCGGCGTCGACGCGCGCCGGCGCCTCGCGATCTACGCGGACGGCTACTGGATCCGCCTGATCTCGTGCCTCGAAACCGAGTTTCCGGCGCTGCGGCGCATGCTCGGCCCGCAGCTGTTCGGCTTCTTCGCGCGTTCGTACCTGAACCGGCATCCGTCGCGCTCGCCGTCGCTGCACACGCTCGGCGCGCGGTTCCCGGCGTTCCTGCTGCATTCGCAGCGGCGCGCGGCGAACGGCGCACGCCGGCCGCCGACGCAGACCTTCGCGCTCGATCTGGCGCGGCTGGAGCGCGCGATCGCCGAATCGGGCCGCGCCGGCGGCCGCGAGGGGCAGGCACCGGCCGCCGTGCCGGCCGACGATCTGTGGGACCTGGTGCTGCTGGCCGGCGACGCCCATGCGCTGAGCCTGCCCGACACCACGCGGCTGCTCGCGCTGCGCCACGCGGCCGACGGCTTCCGGCCCTGGCTGCGCGGCCAGGAATCTCACGAGCCGGCCGAAGACCGGCGCGATTACGTCGCGATCCGCCGCCAGCAGTTTCGCGTGTCGATGGAGCGGCTCGCCGACTGGCAGTTCTTCGCGCTGCGCCACGCCGCCCGGCGCGCGGCCACGCTCAGCGACTGCGCGCGTGCCGCGGCGCGCCGCACGCGGCGCCCGGAGGGCGAGATCCGGGCCGAGCTGGCGCTCTGGCTGCCCACGGCGCAGCTCGCCGGCCTCGTCGTGCTGACGCCGAACTGA
- a CDS encoding methyl-accepting chemotaxis protein, which yields MRTMTLNRKLTSMIAILWIGLLLIAGFGAWHARQSMISERHEALAALVSEAYGVADHYYQLAQQHALPEDDAKKRALEAISAMRYGSDGYLSVNDSQPVMIMHPIKTQLNGTNLAGIADPNGTHVFLEIVKAGNQAAPGEVGYIGYLWPKPGADAPVEKSSVVRRFAPWDWYIVTGMYMDDVRAALYAGILTWLGVSGALGVVSTILMMLVLRSVRRSLGGNLEEAVETASRIARGDLTVHVALRGEDHGSLLHALHTMQTGLIEMVSRVRHGTENINVGATEIAAGNTDLSQRTEQQAAALVQTASSMDEMTSHVRQSAESASQAAQLAGQAASVATRGSDVVDDVVRTMDAITDSSRKIADIIGVIDGIAFQTNILALNAAVEAARAGEQGRGFAVVASEVRSLAQRSASAAKEIKSLIETSTTTVEQGASLVTNAGSTMQEIVQSVKRVNEILGEISQAAGEQSTGIEQVNRAVGEMDQVTQQNAALVEQAAAAAHSLKDQAENLREAVTRFALPA from the coding sequence ATGCGCACCATGACCCTGAACCGGAAATTGACCTCGATGATCGCGATCCTCTGGATCGGCCTGCTGCTGATCGCGGGGTTCGGCGCGTGGCACGCGCGCCAGTCGATGATCAGCGAGCGGCACGAGGCGCTCGCGGCGCTCGTCAGCGAAGCCTACGGCGTGGCCGATCACTATTACCAGCTCGCCCAGCAGCACGCGCTGCCCGAGGACGACGCGAAGAAGCGCGCGCTCGAGGCGATCTCGGCGATGCGCTACGGCAGCGACGGCTATCTGTCCGTCAACGATTCGCAGCCCGTGATGATCATGCATCCGATCAAGACGCAGCTGAACGGCACCAATCTCGCGGGCATCGCCGATCCGAACGGCACGCACGTGTTCCTCGAGATCGTCAAGGCCGGCAACCAGGCGGCGCCGGGCGAGGTCGGCTACATCGGCTACCTGTGGCCGAAGCCGGGCGCCGACGCGCCGGTGGAGAAGTCGAGCGTGGTGCGCCGCTTCGCGCCGTGGGACTGGTACATCGTCACCGGCATGTACATGGACGACGTGCGCGCCGCGCTCTACGCGGGCATCCTGACCTGGCTCGGCGTGTCGGGCGCGCTCGGCGTGGTCTCGACGATCCTGATGATGCTGGTGCTGCGCAGCGTGCGGCGCAGCCTCGGCGGCAACCTGGAGGAAGCCGTCGAGACCGCCAGCCGCATCGCGCGCGGCGACCTGACCGTGCACGTCGCGCTGCGCGGCGAGGACCACGGCAGCCTGCTGCACGCGCTGCACACGATGCAGACCGGCCTCATCGAGATGGTCTCGCGCGTGCGCCACGGCACCGAGAACATCAACGTCGGCGCCACCGAGATCGCGGCCGGCAACACCGACCTGTCGCAACGCACCGAGCAGCAGGCCGCGGCGCTGGTGCAGACCGCCTCGAGCATGGACGAGATGACCTCGCACGTGCGGCAGAGCGCGGAGAGTGCCTCGCAGGCCGCGCAACTGGCCGGGCAGGCCGCCAGCGTCGCCACGCGCGGCAGCGACGTGGTGGACGACGTGGTGCGCACCATGGACGCGATCACCGACAGCTCGCGCAAGATCGCCGACATCATCGGCGTGATCGACGGCATCGCGTTCCAGACCAATATCCTGGCGCTGAACGCGGCGGTGGAGGCGGCGCGCGCCGGCGAGCAGGGCCGCGGCTTCGCGGTGGTGGCCAGCGAGGTGCGCTCGCTCGCGCAGCGCTCGGCCAGCGCGGCGAAGGAAATCAAGTCGCTGATCGAGACCTCGACCACCACCGTCGAGCAGGGCGCCTCGCTCGTCACGAACGCCGGATCGACGATGCAGGAGATCGTGCAGTCGGTGAAGCGCGTCAACGAGATCCTCGGCGAGATCAGCCAGGCGGCCGGGGAGCAGAGCACCGGCATCGAGCAGGTCAACCGCGCGGTGGGCGAGATGGATCAGGTGACCCAGCAGAACGCCGCGCTGGTCGAGCAGGCCGCCGCCGCCGCGCATTCGCTGAAGGATCAGGCCGAGAACCTGCGTGAAGCGGTGACGCGTTTCGCGCTGCCGGCGTGA
- a CDS encoding ferritin-like domain-containing protein, translated as MTTSSTMLGKIPENPSQIVNRELKYFLSDVSAVRALLQAAVNVELFTIPLYMSAMKSIQGTHAINAQDVDYYKGRVWPGRSIGRIPANDPQKSAGDNAVAIANQSAYNTIFSVFIDEMLHLQMASNLCATLGLAPDFNSPALQDQRYNWTCYGADQTTIPHIIDLTDLNTPLPETSITLKELTPSQLALFMIIEQNDELAQGQLKPEGERKYAYFPEVPFDGWKAHDSETDLPMFGTISWMYYCLLQYTTIQYTDGVTLWEKMFAGQRDLFNSKAGTHPMAEYPKMPSQIGSASALQAQLQAIEMILAICDQGEGGISETTIKAYLAMVHETARQRGVMLARPVALLEANVVLDQFQPDAHALATDYPSYDDVGKQLPDSDDAIARVDNGKIPHYDRFALIAEQWIGNVTTWRQWHAAGKKWTAEMLTTADYDESKAPANIPKPQQVADALNALKLNTPAAVLDNVAQGALAGITTVLSKSWSDPSVEFPFPSMVGSGDRIALFWAVYGETPTLRAATDAPVGVQAGAARALNHACQSLSLDGSGGADCAAQATYHSCKGSNLCATQGGCGFVQSTQGGGNCSSSNVQLTGAEVGGGCGAPTLYSAPADNKCGGYGGCAVPISASQLYPKRETLTMQLYKFDPDGHPVELTDADGNRVLQQIRYGDSVYDTAWKAVETVRAHQDPNYKPQDTPPPATDLRIALPPST; from the coding sequence ATGACCACGTCTTCAACGATGCTCGGGAAAATCCCCGAGAATCCCTCCCAGATCGTCAATCGCGAGCTCAAGTACTTCCTGTCCGATGTTTCCGCGGTACGCGCCCTGTTGCAGGCGGCCGTGAACGTCGAGCTGTTCACCATCCCGCTCTACATGAGCGCGATGAAGTCGATCCAGGGCACGCACGCGATCAACGCGCAGGATGTCGACTACTACAAGGGGCGCGTCTGGCCGGGCCGCTCGATTGGCCGCATCCCGGCCAACGACCCGCAGAAGAGTGCCGGGGACAATGCCGTCGCGATCGCCAACCAGTCGGCCTACAACACGATCTTCTCGGTGTTCATCGACGAAATGCTGCACCTGCAGATGGCGTCGAACCTGTGCGCGACGCTCGGCCTGGCACCGGACTTCAACAGTCCGGCGCTGCAGGACCAGCGCTACAACTGGACCTGCTACGGCGCGGACCAGACCACCATTCCGCACATCATCGACCTGACGGACCTGAACACGCCGCTGCCGGAGACGAGCATCACGCTGAAGGAGCTGACGCCGAGCCAGCTCGCGCTGTTCATGATCATCGAGCAGAACGACGAACTCGCACAAGGGCAGCTCAAGCCGGAGGGCGAGCGCAAGTACGCGTACTTCCCCGAGGTTCCGTTCGACGGCTGGAAGGCGCACGACAGCGAAACCGATCTGCCGATGTTCGGCACGATCAGCTGGATGTACTACTGCCTGCTCCAGTACACGACCATCCAGTACACGGACGGCGTGACGCTCTGGGAAAAGATGTTCGCCGGCCAGCGCGACCTCTTCAACAGCAAGGCGGGCACGCACCCGATGGCCGAGTACCCGAAGATGCCGTCGCAGATCGGCTCGGCGTCCGCGCTGCAGGCGCAACTCCAGGCCATCGAGATGATCCTGGCGATCTGCGACCAGGGCGAAGGCGGCATCAGCGAGACCACGATCAAGGCGTATCTCGCCATGGTCCACGAGACCGCGCGCCAGCGCGGCGTGATGCTCGCCCGCCCCGTTGCGCTGCTCGAGGCCAACGTGGTGCTCGATCAGTTCCAGCCCGATGCGCATGCGCTCGCGACGGACTATCCGTCCTATGACGATGTCGGCAAGCAACTGCCCGACAGCGACGACGCGATCGCCCGCGTGGACAACGGCAAGATTCCGCACTACGACCGCTTCGCCCTGATCGCCGAGCAATGGATCGGCAACGTGACGACGTGGCGGCAATGGCATGCCGCGGGCAAGAAATGGACGGCCGAGATGCTGACGACCGCCGACTACGACGAGTCCAAGGCGCCCGCCAACATTCCGAAGCCGCAGCAGGTGGCCGACGCGCTGAACGCGCTGAAGCTGAACACGCCGGCCGCGGTTCTGGACAACGTCGCCCAGGGCGCACTCGCCGGCATCACGACGGTGCTGTCGAAGTCCTGGTCCGATCCGTCGGTTGAATTCCCGTTCCCGTCGATGGTGGGCTCGGGCGATCGCATCGCGCTGTTCTGGGCGGTCTACGGCGAAACGCCGACCCTGCGCGCGGCGACCGATGCCCCCGTGGGGGTGCAGGCCGGCGCGGCACGCGCCCTGAATCACGCCTGCCAGTCGCTGTCGCTGGACGGCTCGGGCGGCGCCGACTGCGCGGCGCAGGCGACCTACCACAGCTGCAAGGGCTCCAATCTCTGCGCGACGCAAGGTGGCTGCGGCTTCGTCCAGTCGACCCAGGGCGGCGGCAACTGCTCGTCGTCGAACGTGCAGCTCACCGGTGCCGAGGTCGGCGGCGGTTGCGGCGCACCGACGTTGTACAGCGCACCGGCCGACAACAAGTGCGGCGGCTACGGCGGCTGCGCGGTGCCGATTTCGGCCTCGCAGCTGTATCCGAAGCGCGAAACGCTGACGATGCAGCTCTACAAGTTCGACCCGGACGGCCATCCGGTCGAGCTCACGGATGCCGACGGCAATCGGGTACTCCAGCAAATCCGGTACGGCGACTCCGTCTACGACACCGCGTGGAAGGCCGTCGAGACGGTGCGGGCTCACCAGGACCCGAACTACAAGCCGCAGGACACGCCGCCGCCGGCCACCGACCTGCGCATCGCCCTGCCGCCGTCGACCTGA
- a CDS encoding LysR family transcriptional regulator produces the protein MDRLEAMSIVLLTIEKGSLTAAAKALNMPLPTVSRKVTELEEYLGTKLLHRSTRKLTLTDAGRAYVESAKRVMEDIEEIERTAAGEYTTPRGELVLTAPVLFGHMYILPIVTDFLAAYPEINVRLVLSDRNLHLYDDHVDMAVRIGTLPDSNMIATRVGAMDTLVCASPDLLAAHGKPRHPSDLEKLPCVVFAGPSTATWWFRDPATKRDFSVNIIPRLSVTTAEAAVQAALRRTGLTRVYRYHCDAALRTGELVHVLPRFDVESIPVSLVHGERGLLPLKMRVFLDFAVDRLRSAMSELGKT, from the coding sequence ATGGACAGACTGGAAGCAATGTCGATCGTGCTGCTCACGATCGAAAAAGGTAGTCTCACCGCGGCCGCGAAGGCCCTGAACATGCCGCTCCCGACAGTTAGCCGGAAGGTCACGGAACTCGAGGAGTACCTTGGCACGAAGTTGCTGCATCGTTCGACGCGCAAGCTGACCTTGACCGATGCCGGCCGGGCTTACGTCGAGTCGGCCAAACGCGTCATGGAAGACATCGAGGAAATCGAACGAACTGCGGCCGGCGAGTACACCACTCCACGGGGAGAACTGGTTCTCACCGCGCCGGTGCTGTTTGGCCATATGTACATCTTGCCCATTGTCACGGACTTCCTGGCTGCCTATCCCGAGATCAACGTCCGGTTGGTTCTCTCCGATCGGAACCTTCATCTCTACGATGACCACGTTGACATGGCAGTCCGCATCGGCACCTTGCCGGACAGCAACATGATCGCAACCCGTGTTGGCGCGATGGATACACTGGTGTGTGCTTCGCCGGACCTGCTTGCTGCGCACGGCAAGCCAAGACACCCGAGTGACCTGGAAAAGCTTCCGTGCGTTGTCTTCGCTGGCCCTTCCACCGCGACATGGTGGTTTCGGGATCCGGCGACCAAACGTGATTTCAGCGTCAACATCATCCCGCGCCTGTCAGTGACCACCGCCGAGGCCGCGGTACAGGCTGCGCTCCGTCGCACCGGTTTGACGAGGGTGTACCGCTACCACTGCGATGCTGCGCTCCGCACTGGGGAGCTTGTTCACGTCCTTCCGAGGTTCGATGTCGAGTCGATACCCGTCAGTCTCGTGCATGGGGAGCGCGGGCTGTTGCCGCTCAAGATGAGAGTCTTCCTCGACTTCGCGGTCGACCGGTTGCGGTCGGCCATGTCGGAGCTGGGCAAGACCTGA